In one Actinomyces trachealis genomic region, the following are encoded:
- the betT gene encoding choline BCCT transporter BetT, with the protein MTEKPIEVLPPQSPANTAASQAAANTPPAQAPSPALSNHNPTQEGLNLPVFLVSAAVILAVAIGAILAPNTIQAIFDHAVAWTGRWFGSFYILLITVVLVFVVILAMSRFGRIRLGPDNSTPDFSTFSWAAMLFAAGVGTGIMFYAVAEPVSQYLSPPTGPGQTPQAARQAVVLTLFHYGISGWGLYSLVGMALGYMAYRHHQPLTVRSTLRPLLGDRVNGPLGDAVDAAALIGGVFGIAASLGVGVVQLNVALGILFHVPHGTAAQIGLISLSVLMAIVSAVSGVDRGVRVLSNVNVLLAVGLALWVLLTGKTAFLLDALVANIGDFITQFPQLTLETYPYNHPTEWLSSWTLFFWAWWITWAAFVGMFLARISRGRTIREFVTGSLVLPFSYVLMWVSLFGNSALDLIRSGQAPTLAEATTKAPEQGLYELLGRLPGGPALIALALFVGILFYVTSADSGALVMANLCSRARQERRDAAAWLRVFWATVTGILTIAMLVAGGIPILQQATIVMALPFSLAVIAVMAGLWKALRAELQHEDARQIANRNRLLAASGSAAAASRSSWRDRLSHTFDLVSPARAQRALERRVVPALEAVAIELRKEDLTAEVLVEGPEAQDPDDERQFLGRASLVVTSPDVVEYAAQEGRTVTERVERASGTRVFRYVVRLVEVPAPAYGAVVHEADDVSVRLEVRPRSGGQGYDVMDWSADQVAHDVLDHYERWLEYLASTSVVSG; encoded by the coding sequence ATGACGGAGAAACCTATTGAAGTTCTCCCTCCCCAAAGCCCCGCAAATACCGCTGCCTCCCAAGCAGCAGCCAACACCCCACCGGCCCAGGCCCCAAGTCCGGCCCTCTCAAACCACAACCCGACGCAGGAGGGCCTGAACCTGCCGGTGTTCCTAGTGTCTGCTGCCGTCATCCTAGCGGTCGCGATCGGCGCGATCCTCGCCCCGAACACCATCCAGGCGATTTTTGACCACGCGGTGGCCTGGACCGGCCGCTGGTTCGGCTCCTTCTACATCCTGCTGATCACGGTGGTGCTGGTGTTCGTGGTTATCCTGGCCATGTCGCGCTTCGGCCGGATTCGGCTAGGACCAGACAACTCCACCCCGGACTTCTCCACCTTCTCATGGGCGGCCATGCTCTTCGCGGCAGGCGTAGGCACCGGCATCATGTTCTACGCGGTAGCTGAGCCCGTCTCCCAGTACCTGAGCCCACCCACCGGCCCCGGCCAGACCCCCCAGGCTGCCCGCCAGGCCGTGGTCCTGACCCTCTTCCACTATGGCATCTCCGGCTGGGGCCTGTACTCACTGGTCGGCATGGCCCTGGGATACATGGCCTACCGCCATCACCAGCCCCTGACCGTCCGATCCACCCTGCGTCCCCTGCTCGGCGACCGGGTAAACGGCCCGCTGGGCGACGCCGTCGACGCGGCCGCACTGATCGGCGGGGTCTTTGGTATCGCCGCCTCACTGGGCGTAGGTGTGGTGCAGCTGAATGTGGCTCTAGGGATCCTGTTCCATGTGCCGCATGGCACCGCCGCGCAGATCGGCTTGATCTCGCTCAGTGTCCTGATGGCCATCGTCTCCGCCGTCTCCGGCGTGGACCGGGGGGTACGTGTTCTGTCCAACGTGAACGTGCTGCTGGCCGTAGGCCTGGCCCTGTGGGTGCTGCTCACCGGCAAGACCGCCTTCCTGCTGGACGCGCTGGTGGCCAATATCGGGGACTTCATCACCCAGTTCCCACAGCTGACCTTGGAAACCTACCCCTACAACCACCCCACCGAGTGGCTGTCCTCCTGGACCCTGTTCTTCTGGGCCTGGTGGATCACCTGGGCAGCTTTCGTGGGCATGTTCCTGGCTCGGATCTCACGAGGCCGTACTATCCGGGAGTTCGTGACGGGCTCCCTGGTCCTACCCTTCAGCTACGTGCTCATGTGGGTGTCGCTGTTCGGCAACTCGGCCCTGGACCTGATCCGCTCCGGACAGGCACCGACCCTCGCGGAAGCCACCACCAAGGCCCCTGAGCAGGGGCTGTATGAGTTGCTGGGCCGCCTGCCGGGTGGACCGGCCCTGATCGCACTGGCCCTGTTCGTGGGCATCCTGTTCTATGTGACCAGCGCCGACTCAGGCGCACTAGTCATGGCGAACCTGTGCAGCCGCGCCCGCCAGGAACGCCGGGACGCCGCCGCTTGGCTACGGGTCTTCTGGGCGACAGTCACCGGCATACTAACTATCGCGATGCTAGTAGCTGGCGGTATCCCCATCCTGCAGCAGGCCACCATTGTCATGGCCCTACCCTTCTCCCTAGCGGTGATCGCCGTAATGGCGGGCTTGTGGAAGGCACTGCGCGCCGAGCTGCAGCATGAGGATGCCCGCCAGATCGCCAACCGCAACCGCCTGCTCGCGGCCTCGGGCTCTGCTGCCGCAGCTTCACGCTCATCCTGGCGGGACCGCCTCTCGCACACCTTCGACCTGGTTAGTCCGGCCCGCGCCCAGCGCGCCCTGGAGCGTCGCGTGGTCCCAGCCCTAGAGGCGGTGGCCATAGAACTCCGCAAGGAGGACCTCACCGCCGAGGTGCTGGTGGAGGGTCCCGAGGCGCAGGATCCGGACGACGAGCGCCAGTTCCTGGGACGGGCCTCTCTGGTGGTCACCAGCCCCGACGTCGTCGAGTACGCGGCACAGGAGGGACGAACCGTCACTGAGCGCGTGGAGCGGGCCAGCGGCACGCGAGTATTCCGTTACGTGGTGCGGCTGGTTGAGGTGCCAGCGCCTGCCTACGGCGCCGTCGTCCATGAGGCTGACGACGTCTCCGTGCGCCTGGAGGTGCGGCCACGCTCCGGCGGGCAAGGCTACGACGTCATGGACTGGTCTGCAGACCAGGTAGCGCACGACGTACTAGACCACTATGAGCGGTGGCTGGAGTACTTGGCCAGCACGAGCGTGGTCAGCGGATAA
- the upp gene encoding uracil phosphoribosyltransferase: MRLHVASHPLIDHKLSVLRDEKTPSAVFRQLVDELVTLLAYEATREVRTEEVNIKTPVAVAHCRRLADPRPILVPILRAGLGMLEGMTRLLPTAEVGFLGMKRDEDTLEVETYANRLPDDLSGRQCFIVDPMLATGHTLVAAIEYLLQRGARDVTALCLIAAPEGLKTLEEAIGERVNVTIVTAHVDECLNEHAYIVPGLGDAGDRLYGIVD, from the coding sequence ATGCGCCTGCATGTTGCCTCCCACCCGCTGATCGACCACAAGCTCTCAGTCCTGCGTGATGAGAAGACCCCCTCAGCGGTCTTCCGTCAGCTCGTTGACGAGCTCGTCACCCTGCTGGCCTACGAGGCCACGCGGGAGGTGCGCACCGAGGAGGTGAACATCAAGACCCCGGTGGCGGTGGCTCACTGCCGTCGCCTGGCGGATCCACGCCCCATCCTGGTGCCGATCCTGCGCGCTGGCCTGGGGATGCTGGAGGGGATGACCCGCCTGCTGCCCACAGCGGAGGTCGGCTTCCTAGGCATGAAGCGTGACGAGGACACCCTGGAGGTGGAAACCTACGCCAACCGCCTGCCGGATGATCTCTCCGGCCGCCAGTGCTTCATTGTGGACCCCATGCTCGCCACTGGGCACACCCTGGTGGCAGCCATCGAGTACCTGCTGCAACGGGGGGCGCGGGACGTGACCGCCCTGTGCCTGATCGCGGCGCCGGAGGGTCTCAAAACCCTGGAGGAGGCCATTGGTGAGCGCGTCAACGTCACCATCGTGACGGCGCACGTGGACGAGTGCCTCAACGAGCACGCCTATATCGTTCCCGGTCTGGGTGACGCCGGAGACCGCCTCTACGGCATCGTCGACTGA
- the pulA gene encoding pullulanase-type alpha-1,6-glucosidase: protein MPGALTQSFPQRSTSRSTRYPGSAGGPTPLPRPLRHARAIWLEPDLIAWPRKYLPTHLAEASADQVAAATDLTLSLLTSPEGGLRLSAGISDLSYQEAETPLRILGDLPAEQLARHPHLQGYLALSLTDADGTPRFDADDVRSVLTGQVAVVVRSHQPLPGGSQHMLTGVQLWALLDHFYGAAADRTRPLGVTFHDGRPAFYLWAPTARTATLLTWETGDPTGSVPLAPGAPTRTPATRGDDGVWSVGAGAANAGCQYLWELELHIPATGRTGVNRVTDPYSRALTTDSRRSVAVDLNGTAGTRGGDADRALTAPTVGTTDQPAAKPPTLVPEIWATTCAPAVAKDAARVIYELHLRDFSAADQTVPAELRGTYRAFSVDSTGTRHLRRLAEAGVDTLHLLPVFDFTTVPEDRAEQFSAHIPDFTSPATHRPQAEIGRIRRRDSYNWGYDPWHWMAPEGSYATPGHQDGGARVAELREAIGAIHALGLQVVLDQVYNHTAASGQDPHSVLDRIVPGYYHRLDTNGAVCTSASGANVATEHAMAERLMIDAAVAWVRDYRVDGLRFDLMGYHSVDTMRRLREALAEVQDTVGHEVFLYGEGWNMGEVQDNARFTQAIQGQVNGLHLATFNDRLRDAVHGGFIFDADPRAHQGFGTGELTAPNGHDERPAVVTRRDLGWRADLLRAGLAGNLADYCLIDADGHWRRAAELGYCGGVAAYGAEPIDSLAYVSSHDDNTLFDLLAYKLPVGMPMSERVRMNTVALACVTLSQSPVLWGAGCELLRSKSLDRDSYDSGDWFNAIDWTGTDNGWGRGLPAAWRNFDRWLVQAELLARPELRPTSADITAAREGALDLLRLRRSTPLLTLGSAALIHERVSFPCAGPGATPGVVVMVVDDGAGDGDVDPALDGVLVAINATPEPVERRVDALLGRRFQLSPVQAQGFDERVRESWFNAQTGTFYVPARTVTVFFER from the coding sequence ATGCCCGGAGCCCTGACCCAATCCTTCCCCCAGCGCAGCACCTCCCGCAGCACCCGGTATCCCGGCAGTGCGGGAGGCCCCACACCCCTGCCCAGGCCCCTGCGGCATGCCCGCGCCATCTGGTTGGAACCCGACTTGATCGCCTGGCCCCGCAAGTACCTCCCTACCCACCTCGCCGAGGCCTCTGCGGACCAGGTTGCTGCCGCCACCGACCTCACCCTCTCCCTGCTGACGTCCCCTGAGGGGGGCCTGCGTCTTAGCGCTGGCATCTCTGACCTGTCCTACCAAGAGGCCGAGACTCCCCTGCGCATCCTTGGTGATCTACCCGCCGAGCAGCTTGCCCGCCACCCTCACCTACAGGGCTACCTGGCTCTCAGCCTCACCGACGCCGACGGCACCCCCCGCTTCGACGCTGACGACGTTCGCAGTGTCCTGACCGGCCAAGTCGCCGTCGTTGTACGCAGCCACCAGCCCCTGCCCGGCGGCAGCCAGCACATGCTCACCGGCGTGCAGCTGTGGGCTCTGCTCGACCACTTCTACGGCGCTGCTGCCGACCGCACCCGCCCGCTAGGCGTCACCTTCCACGACGGCCGCCCCGCCTTCTACCTGTGGGCCCCCACCGCCCGCACCGCCACCCTCCTGACCTGGGAAACTGGCGACCCTACCGGCTCTGTGCCCCTGGCCCCCGGAGCGCCGACGCGCACCCCCGCCACCCGTGGCGACGACGGCGTCTGGTCCGTGGGAGCCGGGGCCGCAAACGCTGGCTGCCAGTACCTGTGGGAACTGGAGTTGCACATCCCCGCCACGGGCCGTACTGGCGTCAACCGCGTCACCGACCCCTATTCACGCGCCCTGACCACCGACTCGCGCCGCTCCGTGGCTGTGGACCTCAACGGCACTGCCGGGACGCGGGGAGGTGACGCAGACCGTGCGCTCACCGCCCCCACCGTCGGCACCACCGACCAGCCCGCAGCCAAGCCCCCCACGCTCGTCCCCGAGATCTGGGCCACCACCTGCGCCCCCGCCGTCGCCAAAGACGCCGCCCGTGTCATCTACGAACTGCACTTGCGGGACTTCTCCGCCGCAGACCAGACCGTCCCCGCCGAGCTGCGGGGCACCTACCGGGCCTTCAGCGTGGACTCCACCGGTACCCGCCACCTGCGGCGCCTGGCTGAGGCGGGCGTGGACACGCTCCACCTGCTGCCCGTCTTCGACTTCACCACCGTGCCCGAGGACCGCGCTGAGCAGTTCAGCGCTCACATCCCCGACTTCACCTCACCCGCCACGCACCGACCTCAGGCAGAGATCGGCCGCATCCGGCGCCGCGACTCCTACAACTGGGGCTACGACCCCTGGCACTGGATGGCTCCCGAGGGCTCCTACGCCACACCCGGGCACCAGGACGGTGGCGCACGTGTAGCCGAGCTGCGGGAGGCCATCGGCGCCATCCACGCCCTGGGCTTACAGGTGGTGCTGGACCAGGTTTACAACCACACCGCCGCCTCCGGGCAGGACCCGCACAGCGTGCTGGATCGGATTGTGCCCGGCTACTATCACCGCCTGGACACCAACGGCGCCGTCTGTACTTCCGCCTCAGGCGCCAACGTGGCCACCGAGCACGCGATGGCGGAGCGCCTCATGATTGACGCCGCCGTCGCCTGGGTGCGGGACTACCGGGTGGACGGGCTGCGCTTCGACCTCATGGGCTACCACTCCGTGGACACCATGCGCCGCCTGCGTGAGGCCCTAGCCGAGGTGCAGGACACTGTTGGTCACGAGGTCTTCCTGTACGGCGAAGGCTGGAACATGGGGGAGGTGCAGGACAACGCCCGCTTCACCCAAGCCATCCAGGGCCAGGTCAACGGCCTACACCTAGCCACCTTCAACGACCGCCTGCGTGACGCCGTGCACGGTGGCTTCATCTTTGACGCCGACCCACGCGCCCACCAGGGCTTCGGCACCGGTGAGCTGACCGCCCCGAATGGGCATGACGAGCGCCCCGCCGTCGTCACCCGCCGGGACTTAGGGTGGCGTGCTGACCTGCTGCGTGCGGGCCTGGCTGGGAACCTGGCCGACTACTGCCTCATCGACGCCGACGGCCACTGGCGGCGGGCGGCTGAGCTTGGCTACTGCGGCGGGGTGGCGGCCTATGGGGCCGAACCGATCGACTCGCTGGCCTATGTCTCCTCCCACGACGACAACACGCTCTTCGACCTGCTGGCTTACAAACTTCCAGTGGGCATGCCCATGAGCGAACGGGTGCGGATGAACACCGTAGCCCTGGCCTGCGTGACACTGTCCCAGTCCCCGGTGTTGTGGGGGGCGGGCTGTGAACTGCTGCGCTCCAAGTCCCTGGACCGCGACTCCTACGACTCTGGGGACTGGTTCAACGCGATCGACTGGACCGGCACGGACAACGGCTGGGGCCGTGGCCTACCTGCCGCCTGGCGCAATTTTGACCGCTGGTTGGTGCAAGCTGAGCTGCTTGCCAGGCCGGAATTACGCCCCACCTCGGCTGATATCACCGCTGCCCGGGAGGGGGCGCTGGACCTGTTGCGTTTGCGCCGCTCCACCCCATTGCTGACGCTCGGCTCTGCCGCCTTGATTCACGAGCGCGTCTCCTTCCCTTGCGCGGGGCCGGGCGCCACCCCAGGCGTGGTGGTGATGGTGGTTGACGACGGCGCTGGTGACGGGGACGTGGACCCCGCCCTGGACGGCGTGCTGGTGGCCATCAACGCCACGCCGGAACCGGTGGAGCGTCGGGTGGATGCGCTGCTGGGGCGGCGTTTCCAACTCAGCCCCGTGCAGGCGCAGGGCTTTGATGAGCGCGTGCGGGAGAGCTGGTTCAACGCCCAGACGGGGACCTTTTACGTGCCAGCCCGCACCGTGACGGTGTTCTTCGAGCGTTGA
- a CDS encoding alpha-1,6-glucosidase domain-containing protein produces the protein MPLPTPIPPNGSRRRAHAVSCVLALCLSLLGAVAAPTAQAQPAPAPAAAAVAAPAAPGASRPGDVTATLFQWPWKDVATQCTQVLGPAGYAYVQVSPPQENITGSEWWTSYQTVSYKIGNKLGTETEFKEMVSACHQAGVKVMADSVINHMTGRDMDKTRGGKGVLGTPFEWHRYPGIYEADDDFHACRQNISDYGNKDNVQNCDLVGLADLNTGKESVRQRIADYLNYLTVDLGVDALRIDAVKHISAEDMAAITAKLTKRDVYIQQEVIGHAGEAVSDTEYTTIGKVDEFDYGHRLRDAFAGRLAELKHLTEGEQMLPAERAHVFVDNWDTERDGGSTMTYHWNGVYTLGNIFMLAHPYGDVNVYSGYRFNKDDQTARDQGAPQDSQGKVLTPRCQTEDGVGYGDGVFTCVHSWQPVTGMVGFRNAVAGAPLRNWFDDSNRLIAFNRGDRGFIALNNYGEARSRELAIGLPDGTYCDVVSGGVRDGACVGTTIEVKNSKANLTIPAQGAVAIDVAANSLLKAADPAPVSSMRIYLEGTNWNSANIHYAVDGTWTNPPGQAMTASACTGSFYADVKNDGKDVTGLFNREGQNWYKNTEGKDFTWPATARYINVKDGVATASTTSPCAADLVEEPPAPEPPATEVITLAGTFQTQASCPDTLGKGGNWEPGCAATRMTQVPGDPDTWTYTSPALTQGSYQVKVAHGGSWTENYGVGGKPDGDNYEFTVPAGKTVTFTYHRSTHLLDINVEGVAPGSGELRAYWVDEQTLAWPVSLLPEGVSRDQAVAAGNAGLSYQLYSSADASTTLTVGQLAGNLTRTDLTVTGDLPAAATSARPNLKGYIALSTGGALDRAGVEKALASQLTVTQVKDGKVTAATGVQLAPVLDALYAQQAAQAPKGVSFAAGLPAFALWAPTAQEVSLLSWGPDGAGEPTVLPATRQADGRWSVTNVGGVVTTGSQYLWRVKVYAPTTGKIETNDVTDPYSVALTLDSQRSVAVDLNSAELAPQQWKSARGPAIRNDSARSIYELHVRDFSIADQTVPEAERGTYKAFTHADSAGMKHLRKLAQAGMNTIHLLPVNDIASIPENRADQRNPEVPQAGPADEAQQAAVTAVDTQDGFNWGYDPYHWMAPEGSYATAGNQEGGKRTYEMRQMVGALHATGYQVVLDQVYNHTFAAGQDSKSVLDRVVPSYYQRLNAKGAVETSTCCSNTATENLMTEQLMIDSVLWWAKQYKVDGFRFDLMGHHSAGTMQRLRAALDQLTVEADGVDGRAIYLYGEGWNFGEVANNALFTQATQGQLDGTGIGTFNDRLRDGVHRGLLSGRPQDASSKELIEVGLTGNLKDYEFTDGANHWTGGQVGYGSGKAGYASQPQESVNYVDAHDKETLFDTAVRHLPVDTPMDQRIRLNTLSLATTALGQSPSFWHAGTDILRSKSLDVDSYNSGDWFNAIDWSMQDNGFGKGLPVAGKNQQEHWAAQRPLLANPALKPTSEQIQQAHAQALDLLKIRSTTPLLTLGTAELVKEKVSFVNPGQSQASPGVITMVVDDTKGADVDAATKRVVVVMNLNDRQVTQKVAGTEGGAFALHAVQAGGADEVVKGSGFDAASGTFTVPARTAAVFVEKQEPEQVTPDGAKPAYVSAVESGKTGTLLVGDWDGDGDVNWAVRVGTRVVFYVENRIDAPVYASISIGRASDEVLVGDWDGDGKDTLALRRGTTVLKQLRLTSTATEKIKVPGITATAKLMVRDGSPDQIVVAE, from the coding sequence ATGCCCTTGCCCACTCCCATACCCCCAAACGGGTCACGCAGACGTGCACATGCCGTCAGCTGCGTACTGGCCCTATGTCTAAGCCTGCTGGGTGCCGTAGCCGCCCCCACCGCGCAGGCCCAACCCGCCCCAGCCCCGGCCGCAGCAGCGGTAGCCGCCCCAGCCGCCCCTGGGGCCTCCCGTCCCGGCGATGTGACCGCCACCCTGTTCCAGTGGCCCTGGAAGGACGTCGCCACCCAGTGCACCCAGGTGCTTGGCCCCGCCGGCTACGCCTACGTGCAGGTCTCCCCACCCCAGGAGAACATCACCGGCTCCGAGTGGTGGACCAGCTACCAGACCGTCTCCTACAAGATTGGCAACAAGCTCGGCACTGAGACCGAGTTCAAGGAAATGGTCAGCGCCTGCCACCAGGCGGGCGTGAAGGTCATGGCTGACTCCGTCATCAACCACATGACCGGACGCGACATGGACAAGACCCGGGGTGGCAAAGGCGTCCTGGGGACCCCCTTTGAGTGGCACCGCTACCCCGGCATCTATGAGGCTGACGACGACTTCCACGCCTGCCGCCAGAACATCAGCGACTACGGCAACAAGGACAACGTCCAGAACTGCGACCTAGTGGGCCTGGCGGACCTCAACACCGGCAAGGAGTCCGTGCGCCAGCGCATCGCCGACTACCTCAACTACCTGACCGTGGACCTGGGGGTCGACGCCCTACGCATCGACGCCGTCAAGCACATCTCTGCCGAGGACATGGCTGCCATCACAGCCAAGCTAACCAAGCGGGACGTATACATCCAGCAGGAGGTTATCGGGCACGCCGGGGAGGCCGTCTCCGACACCGAGTACACGACTATCGGCAAGGTTGACGAGTTCGACTACGGCCACCGCCTGCGCGACGCCTTCGCCGGGCGCCTGGCGGAGCTCAAGCACCTAACCGAAGGTGAGCAGATGCTCCCCGCCGAGCGGGCCCACGTCTTCGTGGACAACTGGGACACCGAGCGCGACGGCGGCTCCACCATGACCTACCACTGGAATGGCGTCTACACGCTGGGCAACATCTTCATGCTGGCCCACCCCTACGGTGACGTGAACGTCTACTCAGGCTACCGCTTCAACAAGGACGACCAGACGGCACGTGACCAAGGCGCCCCCCAGGACAGCCAAGGCAAGGTCCTCACCCCCCGCTGCCAGACCGAGGATGGCGTCGGCTACGGTGACGGCGTCTTCACCTGCGTGCACTCCTGGCAGCCGGTCACCGGCATGGTCGGTTTCCGCAACGCCGTCGCCGGAGCGCCCCTGCGCAACTGGTTTGACGACTCCAACCGCCTGATCGCCTTCAACCGTGGGGATCGCGGCTTCATTGCCCTGAACAACTACGGTGAGGCCCGCAGCCGCGAGCTAGCCATCGGCCTGCCCGACGGCACCTACTGCGACGTCGTCAGTGGCGGTGTACGTGACGGCGCCTGTGTGGGCACTACCATCGAGGTCAAGAACAGCAAAGCCAACCTGACTATCCCGGCGCAGGGCGCTGTGGCCATCGACGTCGCCGCCAACTCCCTGCTCAAGGCCGCTGACCCCGCCCCCGTCAGCAGCATGCGCATCTACCTGGAAGGCACCAACTGGAACTCAGCCAATATCCACTACGCCGTTGATGGCACCTGGACCAACCCACCCGGCCAGGCCATGACAGCCTCCGCCTGCACCGGCTCCTTCTACGCCGACGTTAAGAACGACGGCAAGGACGTCACCGGCCTGTTCAACCGTGAAGGCCAGAACTGGTACAAGAACACTGAAGGCAAGGACTTCACCTGGCCCGCCACCGCCCGTTACATCAACGTCAAGGACGGTGTCGCCACCGCCTCCACCACCAGCCCCTGCGCCGCCGACCTGGTGGAAGAGCCACCGGCCCCCGAGCCCCCGGCCACGGAGGTCATCACCCTGGCAGGCACCTTCCAGACCCAGGCCTCCTGCCCTGACACCCTGGGCAAGGGCGGCAACTGGGAGCCTGGCTGCGCCGCCACCCGCATGACCCAAGTACCCGGAGACCCCGACACTTGGACCTACACCTCACCCGCCCTCACCCAGGGCAGCTACCAGGTGAAGGTCGCTCACGGCGGCAGCTGGACCGAGAACTACGGCGTCGGTGGGAAGCCAGACGGCGACAACTACGAGTTCACCGTGCCCGCAGGCAAGACCGTCACCTTCACCTACCACCGCAGCACACACCTGCTGGACATCAACGTGGAGGGCGTGGCTCCCGGCAGCGGGGAGCTGCGCGCCTACTGGGTGGACGAGCAGACCCTGGCCTGGCCTGTCTCCCTCCTACCGGAGGGTGTCAGCCGTGACCAGGCCGTGGCAGCAGGCAACGCGGGCCTGAGCTACCAGCTGTACAGCTCCGCAGACGCCAGCACCACCCTGACCGTCGGCCAGCTCGCAGGTAACCTCACCCGCACCGACCTAACCGTCACCGGGGACCTGCCCGCAGCCGCCACCAGCGCCCGCCCCAACCTCAAGGGCTACATCGCTCTGAGCACCGGCGGGGCCCTGGACCGGGCCGGAGTGGAGAAAGCCCTGGCCAGCCAGCTCACCGTCACCCAGGTGAAGGACGGCAAGGTCACTGCTGCGACCGGTGTGCAGCTGGCCCCCGTCCTGGACGCGCTCTATGCCCAGCAGGCCGCCCAGGCACCTAAAGGTGTCAGTTTCGCTGCGGGCCTCCCCGCCTTCGCCCTGTGGGCACCCACCGCCCAGGAGGTTTCCCTGCTGAGCTGGGGCCCCGACGGCGCTGGTGAGCCCACTGTCCTGCCAGCAACCCGCCAGGCAGATGGCCGCTGGAGTGTCACCAACGTCGGTGGCGTCGTAACCACCGGCTCTCAGTACCTGTGGCGGGTCAAGGTCTACGCCCCCACCACCGGCAAGATCGAGACCAATGACGTCACTGACCCCTACTCGGTGGCCCTGACCCTGGACTCCCAGCGTTCCGTCGCCGTGGACCTGAACAGCGCCGAACTCGCCCCCCAACAGTGGAAGAGCGCGCGCGGCCCCGCCATCCGCAATGACTCTGCCCGCAGCATCTACGAGCTGCATGTGCGGGACTTCTCCATCGCGGACCAGACCGTCCCCGAGGCGGAGCGCGGCACCTACAAAGCCTTCACCCACGCGGATTCCGCAGGCATGAAGCACTTGCGCAAGCTCGCCCAGGCGGGCATGAACACCATCCACCTGCTGCCGGTCAACGACATCGCCTCCATCCCGGAGAATCGGGCCGATCAGCGCAACCCTGAGGTGCCCCAAGCCGGTCCAGCCGACGAGGCGCAGCAGGCCGCCGTGACCGCCGTCGACACCCAGGATGGTTTCAACTGGGGTTACGACCCCTACCACTGGATGGCCCCGGAGGGCTCCTATGCCACCGCAGGCAACCAAGAGGGTGGCAAGCGCACCTATGAGATGCGCCAGATGGTGGGGGCGCTGCACGCCACCGGCTACCAGGTGGTTCTGGACCAGGTCTACAACCACACCTTCGCCGCCGGGCAGGACTCCAAGAGCGTCCTGGACCGGGTGGTGCCCAGCTACTACCAGCGCCTCAACGCCAAGGGAGCGGTGGAGACCTCTACCTGCTGCTCCAACACCGCCACCGAGAACCTCATGACCGAACAGCTCATGATCGACTCGGTGCTGTGGTGGGCTAAGCAGTACAAGGTGGACGGCTTCCGCTTTGACCTGATGGGTCACCACTCGGCGGGCACCATGCAGCGCCTGCGCGCCGCCCTGGACCAGCTGACCGTGGAGGCTGACGGCGTGGACGGCCGGGCCATCTACCTGTACGGGGAGGGCTGGAACTTCGGGGAGGTCGCCAACAACGCGCTGTTCACCCAGGCTACCCAGGGCCAGTTGGACGGCACCGGCATTGGTACCTTCAATGATCGCCTGCGCGACGGCGTCCACCGGGGTCTGCTGTCCGGCCGCCCCCAGGACGCCAGCTCCAAGGAGCTGATCGAGGTGGGCCTGACCGGCAACCTCAAGGACTACGAGTTCACTGACGGTGCCAACCACTGGACCGGCGGGCAGGTCGGCTACGGCTCTGGCAAGGCTGGCTACGCCAGCCAGCCGCAGGAGAGCGTCAACTACGTGGATGCCCATGACAAGGAGACGCTGTTCGACACCGCAGTGCGCCACCTGCCAGTGGACACCCCCATGGACCAGCGCATCCGGCTAAACACCCTGTCACTGGCGACGACGGCCTTGGGCCAGTCCCCGTCCTTCTGGCACGCGGGCACAGACATCCTGCGTTCCAAGTCCTTGGACGTGGACTCTTACAACTCTGGGGACTGGTTCAACGCGATCGACTGGTCCATGCAGGACAACGGCTTCGGCAAGGGCCTGCCGGTGGCGGGCAAGAATCAGCAGGAGCACTGGGCCGCCCAGCGGCCGCTGCTGGCAAACCCCGCGCTCAAACCCACCAGCGAGCAGATTCAGCAGGCCCACGCCCAGGCACTGGACCTGCTAAAGATCCGCTCCACCACGCCTCTGCTGACCCTCGGGACGGCAGAGCTGGTCAAGGAGAAGGTCAGTTTTGTGAACCCGGGCCAGTCCCAGGCCAGCCCCGGCGTTATCACGATGGTTGTGGATGACACCAAGGGCGCAGACGTGGATGCCGCCACCAAGCGCGTCGTCGTGGTCATGAACCTCAATGACCGGCAGGTCACCCAGAAGGTGGCTGGCACCGAGGGTGGCGCCTTCGCCCTGCACGCCGTGCAGGCTGGGGGCGCGGACGAGGTGGTTAAAGGCTCCGGCTTTGACGCCGCCAGCGGTACCTTCACCGTGCCAGCCCGCACGGCCGCCGTCTTCGTGGAGAAGCAGGAGCCGGAGCAGGTCACGCCTGACGGTGCCAAGCCTGCCTATGTCTCTGCTGTTGAGAGCGGTAAGACCGGCACGTTGCTGGTGGGTGACTGGGATGGTGACGGTGATGTCAACTGGGCGGTGCGTGTGGGCACCCGTGTGGTGTTCTATGTGGAGAACCGGATTGATGCGCCGGTGTACGCCTCGATTTCCATCGGACGTGCTTCTGATGAGGTGCTGGTGGGTGACTGGGATGGTGACGGTAAGGACACGCTGGCGCTGCGTCGAGGCACCACGGTGCTCAAGCAGCTGCGGCTGACCTCCACCGCCACCGAGAAGATCAAGGTGCCTGGCATCACTGCGACAGCGAAGCTGATGGTCCGGGACGGTAGTCCGGACCAGATCGTCGTGGCGGAGTGA